The following proteins are co-located in the Papaver somniferum cultivar HN1 unplaced genomic scaffold, ASM357369v1 unplaced-scaffold_128, whole genome shotgun sequence genome:
- the LOC113331892 gene encoding serine carboxypeptidase 3-like, giving the protein MESDYEKINQRLPEFERTIQACAVEGEVECLRAYSTCNSIFNSILNIAGDINYYDIRKQCEGSLCYDFSNLEKFLNLKSVRQALGVGNIEFISCSPTVYSEMQADWMKNLEVGIPSLLNDGIQLLAYAGEYDLICNWLGKCPIVLNSEFHFL; this is encoded by the exons ATGG AATCTGATTACGAGAAAATCAATCAGAGACTTCCAGAATTCGAAAGGACAATACAAGCTTGTG CTGTAGAAGGCGAAGTCGAATGCCTCAGAGCTTACTCCACGTGCAATTCGATATTCAATAGTATCCTCAACATTGCTGGAGATATCAAT TACTATGACATAAGGAAGCAATGTGAAGGGAGCCTCTGTTATGATTTTTCCAACTTGGAGAAATTTCTGAATCTGAAATCTGTCAGGCAAGCTCTTGGAGTTGGCAACATTGAATTCATCTCATGCAGCCCTACTGTGTACTCCGAAATGCAAGCTGACTGGATGAAGAATCTAGAAGTTGGTATCCCATCTCTTCTTAATGATGGCATCCAGTTACTAGCTTATGCCGGGGAGTATGACTTGATATGCAACTGGCTTGGTAAGTGCCCTATTGTGCTGAACTCAGAATTCCACTTTTTGTGA